Proteins co-encoded in one Cyprinus carpio isolate SPL01 chromosome B5, ASM1834038v1, whole genome shotgun sequence genomic window:
- the LOC109098617 gene encoding zinc finger and BTB domain-containing protein 26-like: protein MAQDGVILQFNFPTFGDSMLQKMDVLRRDRRFCDVVVRINDLEVPGHKVVFAAGSPFLRDQFVLQDSHEVQISTQQDAEVGQKLLLSCYTGTLEFPELELVHYLTVASFLQMSHIVEQCTEALNKFIKPHEVKDERASSRQPSDFNAQRGQPAVETVCDEEDEVDNDGEDDFDDDDDDDDDVIIQPKSPPVFRNSQSNSRGEESPISIVKVESIDERMPDNFQSRSSRSPTLRSPEPQHSLINSTVETRHAEIAINPTAEYSLSPPGPSGSGKGNLWGCSRNVDKGMQWYHQCPKCARVFRQLENYANHLKMHKLFMCLMCGKTFTQKGNLHRHMRVHAGIKPFQCKICGKTFTQKCSLLDHLNLHSGDKPHRCNYCDMVFAHKPVLRKHLKQIHGKNSFDNANEGSLIEGL from the coding sequence ATGGCTCAGGACGGGGTGATACTGCAGTTCAACTTTCCCACATTCGGGGACTCCATGCTTCAAAAGATGGATGTTCTTCGTCGAGACAGACGTTTCTGTGATGTTGTGGTCCGCATCAATGACTTGGAAGTGCCTGGACACAAAGTGGTGTTTGCCGCTGGCTCCCCTTTCCTTAGAGACCAGTTTGTCCTTCAGGACTCACATGAAGTACAGATATCTACACAGCAGGATGCAGAAGTTGGACAGAAGCTTCTTCTGTCCTGCTACACCGGGACACTGGAGTTTCCAGAGCTGGAATTAGTGCACTATTTAACAGTTGCTAGTTTCCTCCAGATGAGTCACATTGTAGAGCAGTGCACCGAAGctctaaataaattcataaaaccaCATGAGGTCAAAGACGAGCGTGCATCATCCCGACAGCCATCGGACTTCAACGCACAGCGTGGCCAACCAGCTGTGGAGACAGTATGTGATGAAGAGGATGAGGTGGACAATGATGGAGAAGATgactttgatgatgatgatgatgatgatgatgatgtgatcaTACAGCCCAAGTCTCCACCTGTGTTTAGAAACTCTCAGAGCAACAGCAGAGGAGAGGAAAGTCCCATTAGTATCGTTAAGGTAGAGTCAATAGATGAGCGAATGCCTGATAACTTTCAGAGTCGCTCAAGTCGCTCGCCAACACTGCGCTCACCGGAGCCACAACACTCCCTGATAAACTCCACAGTGGAAACCCGACATGCAGAAATCGCCATCAACCCCACAGCTGAATATTCCCTGTCCCCACCTGGACCCAGCGGCTCCGGGAAAGGGAATCTTTGGGGATGCTCAAGAAATGTCGATAAGGGTATGCAGTGGTACCACCAGTGCCCTAAATGTGCTCGCGTGTTCCGTCAGCTGGAGAACTACGCCAACCATCTGAAGATGCACAAGCTGTTTATGTGCCTCATGTGTGGAAAAACATTTACCCAGAAAGGAAACTTACACCGGCACATGCGTGTCCACGCTGGCATCAAACCCTTCCAGTGTAAGATATGTGGAAAGACTTTTACTCAGAAGTGTTCGCTGCTAGACCACCTGAACCTTCACAGTGGGGACAAACCACACCGTTGTAATTACTGCGACATGGTGTTTGCACATAAACCAGTTCTCCGTAAACACCTGAAGCAGATCCATGGAAAAAACAGTTTTGATAATGCCAATGAAGGCAGTTTGATTGAAGGACTATAA
- the LOC109090791 gene encoding keratin, type I cytoskeletal 18-like codes for MTSSFSVHNLSLGRQPSFSSMSMRDSGFRGRSKVPVSLSSASTLSLSRSTSLGNGLNILSNLSLNGLGVGASGKETMQGLNDRLASYLEKVRSLEKSNADLELKIKELMKERAPKGHDIEGLMAQAHAIGQEVRKKTLENARIMLEIDNAKLAADDFRVKWEAEATLCQSVERDCHALRRAKSDHDQIIATLRGDLDSLKEELYFLKKNHDEEKNTLKARLANEQVNVEVDAAQGPDLGAIMAELRVQYESIARKNKEDAEMWYLKKLETVQSEVKESNEALRCAQSELNERRRFLQALEVELDSLRKQVGVLEGNLGETNQKYTYEIEHLQGSLTQMEDELSQLRLDMQRIKTDYEQLLRIKQNLELEIATYRRLLDGEEVIKETPSPKKEPEVRTRKIVKVVTQTMVNGKVVDESSEVEQIEERK; via the exons ATGACCTCCAGCTTCTCTGTGCACAACCTCTCTCTGGGACGGCAGCCGTCTTTCTCCAGCATGTCTATGCGTGACAGTGGGTTTCGGGGACGCTCTAAAGTCCCAGTGTCCCTCTCCTCAGCCAGTACTCTGTCCCTATCTCGTTCCACCTCTCTGGGAAATGGCTTAAACATCCTAAGCAACCTCTCGCTGAATGGTCTAGGAGTTGGTGCCAGTGGGAAGGAGACCATGCAAGGTCTAAACGACCGACTCGCCAGCTATCTGGAAAAGGTGCGTTCTCTGGAGAAGTCCAATGCTGACCTGGAGCTGAAGATTAAAGAGTTGATGAAGGAGCGAGCACCCAAGGGTCACGACATCGAGGGACTGATGGCTCAAGCGCATGCCATTGGACAAGAG GTGAGAAAAAAGACGTTGGAGAATGCTCGTATAATGCTGGAGATTGACAATGCCAAGCTTGCAGCAGATGACTTTAGGGTCAA ATGGGAGGCAGAAGCTACTCTTTGCCAGTCAGTTGAGAGAGACTGTCATGCTCTGAGACGAGCAAAATCCGATCATGATCAGATCATCGCAACCCTTCGAGGAGACCTGGACAGTCTGAAAGAGGAGCTCTATTTCCTCAAGAAGAACCATGATGAGG AGAAGAACACACTGAAGGCCCGTCTAGCCAACGAACAAGTGAACGTGGAGGTGGACGCAGCCCAGGGCCCAGACCTCGGAGCAATCATGGCAGAGCTAAGGGTGCAGTACGAGAGCATCGCACGCAAGAATAAAGAGGATGCTGAGATGTGGTATCTGAAGAAG CTGGAAACCGTGCAGTCGGAGGTGAAGGAGAGTAACGAGGCTCTGCGATGTGCTCAGAGTGAACTCAATGAAAGACGCCGCTTCCTGCAGGCGTTAGAGGTGGAGCTGGACAGTCTGCGCAAACAG GTTGGTGTTCTGGAGGGGAACCTTGGAGAGACAAATCAGAAGTACACTTATGAGATCGAGCATCTTCAGGGCTCGCTCACACAGATGGAGGATGAACTCTCGCAGTTGCGCCTGGACATGCAACGAATCAAGACCGATTACGAGCAGTTACTGCGTATCAAACAGAATCTGGAGCTGGAGATCGCCACCTACCGAAGGCTGCTGGATGGAGAGGAAGT gATAAAAGAGACACCCTCTCCTAAAA AAGAACCTGAAGTGAGAACCAGGAAGATTGTAAAGGTGGTCACCCAGACCATGGTAAATGGAAAGGTGGTGGATGAATCCAGTGAAGTTGAACAGATTGAAGAACGAAAGTGA